In Taeniopygia guttata chromosome Z, bTaeGut7.mat, whole genome shotgun sequence, the sequence ACAACTtgaaaaatcagtatttagAATTACAATAGTAAGAAAACAGAGATTTAGAATACTTGCTCATATTTCTGCATTGTACTATTTCCTTTGCCTGACTCATTCTTCATTGTCTTAACACATGCAGACAATACTGTAAATTGAAACTGCAATGGAAAGCTTTGCTCCATATCCATAGAAAACTGTAGATATATGTGTGTGGAATGCTGATGGTAACCAGCCTACATAGGCACACATGTGCTGTATTGTAACCGTTGATTATAGGTTCATTCAAGAACACGGTCCATCCATCAGAAAGAAGTATCTTGACTTCTTTCAAATGATACCTGAATAAACTTGTTCATGCTGCCACTGTATATCAACCTGCACATATTTACTAAATATATTTAATCACTATAATTTCACTGGTGATAAAGATCTATTCAAAATAGAAGAATATTTTACAAGTTGTTCTGCAGGTACTTACAATTGTAACTAACTTCAACTATTACTGCTTGACATAGCTATTGAAATAtctctttatctttctttcagaattATGTCATTTCTACTTCCATAGAATCAATCAGGCCCTAAACACAGAAGCATACGCTCAACTTCACGTTAGCTTTAACTTACACTTTAACACTTACTTTTCCTACACTAAAATCCTTTGCTAAGTATCACCAGTCAAGGTgacatgtttttaaattttttttcatttaagtaGTGATTCATGACTACATGATTTGAAAActgttcagtatttttatttactcaAGTTGCTCTTTTGCTTTTTACTCTGTCATTGTAAAGGTATAACGCTTTTATTGAGAAAATACATTTgataaaggaaaatgaaaatattcacCAGGTTCTATAAATCCAGCAAGGCAGGTAAACATTCCTGGGGGAAATCTCTTCTGCCTACCTAAAAGGCAATGGTTGCCATCTGGATGGATGACTTGCATTATCACAACAGGATCTGCAAAGGACATGAAATGAATGTATTTCAACATTTGAGATACTTAATGTGGTAAAAACTTCTAGCCTATTACATACCAACGCatataaagacaaaaatgaTATTGAAATCATAAATGTGTCCATGCTCAGAGTAAGCTGTTGCTTCATTTCACAATGGGATTACCTTCCGTGCAAGATACCTCTTTATTTGGTTGTGCAACACACATGCTTAGTAGAAGCAGCTTACTAACCAAGGCTCAAAATGCAGGACAGAAATTACCTGTAACCAAAGGACACAATCTGCTAAGAGCATCAGCAGTACTAACCTAGCTACGCATCCAGCATATACCAAGGTTCTGCAACAAACTCATTTATTATCCTCTTCTCTTCACCACAGAGGTCTGAAGAATGTCTTTTTAACTAAACACCAAATAACTGGACACTTTGCTGACAATGCAAATACTGACTAAATACTGACTACTTTCCACCTTTGACTTTGTTTACTCTTTGCTATCATTTTCTCATACGATGTTGCACTTCGACAAATTTTCTCACTTCTGGTCATTGtatctgtctttttttctgtcaaacTTAATATTTTCTCCTATTGGTCTAAGCAACCCTATCAActcatgatttttttccctttttatggTCGTCTAGTTTtaagtaaaaaagtaaaatgtgaCCCTTTATACTGCCAATATCTCATTTATACTGTTGGAATTTCTAATTTATATTACTTGTTGAAATAAGGTTTGCATTGTCACAGCAAATCTGTGTAACAGACTAGTGCAAGAAAGAGAAGCCTGAACTACTTAATCCATAAAGAGCTGAGACACACATAGCCTGTGGAGAAACAAGTATGGAAGACCTAGAACAGAAGTAAGCAGCTGAAATAACAAGAAATAAATAGATTTACATGCATAGAAATTTACAAGCAATTGATTTATAAGCAAGCCACTTTTGAGTGAGTATTCTCACCAACTCTTGGATATGATGTGTTGTGAATTCCTTGGAGACTGGGACAATCTTCTTTTAAGCAAGTTTTCTTATAACCCCCTTCTTCGTTCTTGGTTGCACTCCCACAAGTTGGGCAGAATCGGTAACGGTGGTGCCATGCTAGAACAGATCTCGCCTGGGCTACAACTCCTTTAAAACAATACATTCAGAATGCACAAAATCAAATACTAATTCATGTTAAGCTTTTAACAGAATAGAAAAATCACGTACTGAAGTTTAACACAAAAAATCAGACTGTGGTTTGACTCATAATCATGACTTCTCATAAGACCTCTTCCTTTACAGCAAATGCAATAGAACATGGTATTAAAGAGCTACAGGGCAATTTAGACATTCAGAAACAAATTCATCCAGATCAATATACCCTGTTTCTCACTTGTGTAGAAGTCACTTTGTGTAGGCAAATTGCCAAAATTACAAGTATCAAGTCTTCTCCAGATGACCATTTTAGGGCTACTACAGGTGTTGACACAATAGTGCATCATTCCATTTAAACTTAAGGTTCAAGTTGAGCTTTCCTTTTATCCTTATGTAAAAACAAAACTGCTACAACATTGTTACTGTCCTTACTAACACTAACTCACTTTGGCATCCTGACTTTTCAGATGAGTATCCAACATTGTTATGAAGAACTTAGGTTCCAATTTCttgtaattaataattttttaattattaattttaattaaaatttcattaatgAAAACTCAGTAATGacagattttttcctttatgtttcTAATGTTCATACATTAAATAGTACTGTTTAAAACCCATGATGATCAATAGTTTTTACAGTCTAATACTGTCAATGCAGAAATTAGTCCTTTGCAAATGCACATGTTCTTACATAcaaaattcttcacagaaacCCTACCAggcttttaaaatcaaaatatttctaaagccactgaaaatacaatttctttGCAGTGGTTTGTCTTTTCTTTGAATAATACCTCAGGGAATACCAAAGTGTATCTTTCTGATTACACATTTTGTACTTGCTGAATTTTATGCATCTTACCAGCTTCTTTTTCAGGTaactgcagcagtgctggcattGGCGGGTGAAGAAAGTAACAATCCTCGTGCTTCTGTTTAAATTCTTCGGCAGAAGCAGAATCAATGCTAAGAGCAAACCAAGCAACTAACCcatcttcttcatcttcttgcGGAACTTCTCCCTTGCAAGCAGCCATCATGTTTATATCAAACTGAAGGTCCACTCCGAGAAAAATCAAGGTACATTCTTCAGTTTGGTTCATGCACTCTTGCACATCCTTGTAGCACAGTCTGCAAAGCTTTACTTCTGGTTGCTGCGAGCTCTCTCTTCCCCCACCCAAAGTAACCAAGGGACTTAGATTTGAGAAGAGGATGTACACTGTAGCTGGATGGCTTTGTTTTCTACTTAGCCACTTAGAATCTGTTCTTTTATCACTCCTTCTGTCCAGAAGTGTCatgccaaaataattttcatattcTTTCACATCATTTGACAAAAATCTAGGTTTCTGATCACCTTTCACATTAGCCAACAAATTAGCTATATGTTTGTACCCCCAGAATTTAGCAATGTCAAGAGCTGTCTGCCTTGATTTATTAACGATGGATCTGTCACACctgaataaacaaaaaagacCTGTGGTTACCAGAGTAAATAGGTTTAGGAAGGGTCCTGTTGCTGTATTATTCTTACAGCATACACATCTGACACTATTAGGGTACAAAAATTTCTAGACACTCTGTCTATACTGGATAATCTTTAGGCAAAATGTTTAGCATCATGGTGATAGAATATAATTATAATTCTTCTTTTGCCAAGGCCgtatttcacatttttgtaGATCCTTTCTTGTTGATCCTTTCCAGATTATCATTCATCAAAACTCATGAAGTAGTACAAAGGCAACTAATTTCTTAAAATTCCACATactgcataatttaaaaaaggcTCAAAATCAGAACTTTGAAAGTCAGGCTATAGGTCTGTTCCTCATAATCAGTAatcaaaatgggaaaaaaaaaaaaagaaaaaaaaaagcacctaaCAAGCATTACTTTCTAGAAGCTACTGgaagcagcaacaaaactttTACAATGAAATACTTTATTGAGGTTAAttggcttgttcagcctggagtaAAGAAGACTGAGGACAGACCTCACTGGGGTGTCCAACATCCTCAcaagggaaagcagaggtgCAGGTACTAATCTTTTCACTCTGGTGACCAGAGACAGGACACAAAACTTGAATTCAAGGAATGTTTAGACAATGCTCTCAAACACATGGGCACATGGTGGGATTCTGAGGAGGacctgtgcagctgcaggagttgatccttgtgggtcccttctaactcaggATATTGAATGATTTACCATAAAATTAGAATCAAGAACACAGCCTCTCATTAGTGACAGAAGCTGGTTCTTGCAGGGATCTTTTAGTTACCCAGATGTCTGTAAAGTGAACAGGTAAGGGAATGTTGCCTCATCACATACATTTAAATactaaaaccaaaaagaaatccaaactTTAAATAGGTTGAGGTTGACTGGGAGGTCAGAATAACACAATTTAATTATTTGCTAATATTAAATTTGCAAGTAAAACAGAAATGTCCCTGTGAACTACAAAGTATGTACTAAATACTAGATTCATCAGTTTTTAAAACCAGAAGATACCAGAAGTAATATTTATGCTGCTGATACACAAGTAACTGTACACAGACAAGACAATTTTGAGATTTTATATTAAACTCAGTAGTTTTTGAGGGAATTTGAGTATACTGTTTAGAAAACTATTCAAAACTTTTAAGTTTTTGCTGCTAAAGCAACTTCTCTCATGACCAGTAACAGGACTCACGGGAATGACATGAATCTCTCCCAGGAGAAGTTTAGGTTGGCTATcaggaaaatgttctttacACAGAGGATGGCTGGGCACtagaacaggctccccagggcagtgctcaCAGTATCAAGGCTGACAGAGTTCgagaagtgtttggacagtgctctcaggcacagggagaCAGTGCTATTTGTACTTAATACTTGTGAGTCCCTTTCAACTTAGGATATTCTATGTTACAATTATGTGACAAAACCCCCAACTGACTAGATTTCTAGAATTACTCTCTGTAATGTTATGAAATATTATCTTCATAGACATTCATGTTTGTACAACCAGCAACTATAATTgtcaaaataattattctaaGCATTAACTAAAAGAAGACCAGTGAGGGTACAGAATCATCTAATGAACTATATTCAATTGCCTAACAGAGCAACCACGAAAAGGACATTTAAAAGTgatattcactttttttttttttttttttagaaatgctTAAGTTAAAAAACTGTTATCCTATTTACCAACTGATAAATTCCCCAGCATCTCAAAAGATTCCTCAATACACAAAATCTGGCACTAAAATACCCTCTATGTACTGGAATGTATTGATTATCATAGAAACCAGTGGTTTATCTAATGCCCCACTctgagccccagcagaggcTACAGGTCTTGGgtatactgaaaaaaaaaatcacaattggATGGGATGATTACTGGAGGATGTAGAAGGCTATGCCTGAAGTTAGTAATTAACTACAGAATGAACTAAACTTACTTTTTTCTGTAACTAGGAGATCAGAACGGAACAGTCTGGCCTTGATTAATGTTAAACTCAGTTAATGCATTTGGCTGTAACTTAGTTTAAAGGCATTTTCAATTTGAAGTAACTTTGGAAAAGATGAGTCTGGGATGTCCTGCTGAAGAGTGAGCAAACATTCTACACTAACATAGATTCAAGTGGATTACAAATCAAGTTTAGAGGAAAAATTTAAGTGGAACAATCAAATACACTCAATTTATATTCAATACAGTGGTTGGAATTAGGGTGCAAACTCTGTTCTATTCTGTTGGCCACTGTGAAAAGTTACAACATAACCTTGAATATCAAAGGAGTAACTTTAGAGATGCTTATAACTTTTAGACTTAGCAAATTATGAAAAGCATTATGCAATAGCAGAACCCAGTTATAAACTGACACAGTGTACATTTTCCTAGCCCTAAAAATTCTGCTATCCTCTCTGGTAAATTTACTTCTGAGACAAAACGAATGGGGCAAAAAGGGGGTGCAAAAGAGAGATCTTGAATGGGGTCTACTAAACAGCTTACCCCTCTTGAAGAAGAAGCTGCACAACCTCGAAGTGTCCATTTCTAGCGGCGTACATGAGGGCTGTCCAGCCATTCCGTGCGGCTGCATTGAGCAGTGATGGGGAGCGCCCGAGCAGCGCCTTcagcctggctgtgtccccagcagcagcgaaGTCATGCAGCTGAGAAACCATGTCCTGATGCAGGTTCTTTTCAAAGTCACTCATTGTGCCTTCTAAGtttatgaaaaatgaaaataaaaatgcctgatgtgaaaaacaccaatcacttggttttgaaaatttttaaaagtttaataataataaaatgattataaaaatagtaatacaattaaagtaataaaatttagagttaggacaattataagacaataaaaagcaaagaattacagacgtCCGTATGCTgtcggacactaagtcacaaaaagcataccttgtgaacaaaggaataaccttaaaagcaatagtcTGTTGCATATTCgtatatccttcatggttatgcacagattctatttaaaacaagaattctgtctgttgtatgtcaactgtttcctttaatccccaagGCATCTTGGAGTTTGAACAAGGCCTGAaaaaattagcttcttctgataagaaaaccataaattcctcttttctggaagatttaggtatTCCTCGAAGCAAGTATCTCATTACTTAAAAAAAGACCCTTCACATagcagagtttctattttaacattatactggaacctaaaactatacTTAACACACTACtgaagagaattaatacagcatcatataatattcattgtaacatttgcaaaaagccaatcataaaatatgcgTTTTTTACACCCGAGAGCATATCTCCCACTACTAAGACGATTAAGTAAAAGATCGAACTTTAGTGCTGTACAGAAAATGGGTACTATTATCGAAAACACAGAGACGAGAAATTCTCGCGATTACGTGCGATATTGTTATTCCAAATCTTCGTCCCATCTCTCCAAACCTAGTGAAACTTAACCTTAACCATCAAAGCCAGTTTTAAAGAGGCTTAAGGAGCAGAAGACTTCACTACGGAAATGAAGATTCCGAGCGcgaaaaaaacaaaaaacaaaaaacaaaaaaacaaacaaaaacaacgTCGTGGTTTCTAAACCAAAAAACACACAGGCATGTAGACACAGGCACGCAGACACACAGAGACTGCTGCCGGGACCGCTGCGCAGCACAGCGACACTCTCAGTCCCTCGAGTCCCCCCGCACTCCCCTCCCCGGGGCCGCCACCCGCCCTCAGCAGCGGGGCCCCGTTACCGTGCGCGCTCCCGCCTCCCCTGCGGCGCCGCGGAGGAAGCCCCGCCCCGGCGCGGGCCCGAGAGTGCCGGAGCGAGGCGGAATGAGCCGAAAGGGTCCGAGCGCGTCCGAGCGGGTCCGAGCGCGTCCGAGCGAGTCCGAGCGCGTCCGAGCGCGTCGGCCTCGCTCGGCCCCTCAGGCGGGCGCCGCGCTCGGGACGTTGCGTGCCCCCGGGGAGGGCGGCcctgagtgctgctgcaggcGGGGCCGGGTCCTGCACAGGGTCGTTTTGTGCGCCGGGCAGGAATCTCGGTGGTTATAGGGAAATGGTCAGATTGATTTTTAGCGTTGCTTTACCGCGCTAGCAGAAGGCAAAGGTCGGTGGCAACAGAATGAGGAAGTAGTTGTGACATGGCAGGGGAGAAGAGTTAGCAGTGAAATCGGAATGATGTAATCAGCCAGAAATGTGTCCTGCCTAATGTCAGGAATATTGCACAAACACAAgaggtttatgtccaaaaagAAAAGTCCTTCAgcttttttccaaataaaaggGGAGACTCCACAGGGACACATGGCCTCAGGATTTTCGCTCTGGAGAGGTTTCAGAGACTCGTTTTATCCCAAACTCTTGGCCGCATGttgccctcttcctttccctgttGCTGAGGTATTAGGAACTTACAGCCTTCCTAAACCACCTGCAGCATACCCCCGTTGAACCTACTGTCATTTTATCCCAAAGATCAATAGTTCAGGCTTGTGCGGACCCTTGTCCATCTCAGGAGCCAAGCTGTTAGGGCTCTGCAACAAACCTACTGCCCAAAGTCAGTAGAGACATTAAGAGCCGTTTCAAAGATGTTAACATCCACACCTTCGCCCATCAAATTGTTTGTAAAGACATTAGTTTTCCTCTCACTAAGAAAAACCTTGGAAAATTGAGGCTATTATTAGAAACTAACATGGAACTGTTGTCCTAATGCATTTGCACCTGGAGAGTGGGCGGTGGGGAGAAGCATAGCTTTTGAAAGGtcaaaataaaagttttgtAAAAGGTAATCCTGCAAAACAGATTGCAGTTATTCCCATTGCTTAAATTTGAAATGCAAGAGTTAAGCTAAATCCAGTTCTGACATGCAGAGAAAAGATTCCACAACCAGCAAGGCTGTAAAGTAGGTATGTTTATTCAGTGCCCTGGACACGTGGGGGATCACTCTACCACAAACCGTGCATGCCCATTGTTGTGATTTACCTCACTTTTATACACAAAGATGTTTCACATTCAAGATAATTATGAAAAGGCTATACATATTCATAACCTTTCCCCAAAAAGGCAGATATAATGAGTCCTGGGAAATAATTTCCATAGTCCCCGCCTTTACTTCTTGTGGTTGTGCCTGCACAGTGCCTCCTGGCGATCATGGGCTGGAGGCTTTAGGATGAAGTAAGATCCTGTTCTTCATGCTGAACTTTTCACCTCTGT encodes:
- the NUDT12 gene encoding NAD-capped RNA hydrolase NUDT12 isoform X3; the protein is MSDFEKNLHQDMVSQLHDFAAAGDTARLKALLGRSPSLLNAAARNGWTALMYAARNGHFEVVQLLLQEGCDRSIVNKSRQTALDIAKFWGYKHIANLLANVKGDQKPRFLSNDVKEYENYFGMTLLDRRSDKRTDSKWLSRKQSHPATVYILFSNLSPLVTLGGGRESSQQPEVKLCRLCYKDVQECMNQTEECTLIFLGVDLQFDINMMAACKGEVPQEDEEDGLVAWFALSIDSASAEEFKQKHEDCYFLHPPMPALLQLPEKEAGVVAQARSVLAWHHRYRFCPTCGSATKNEEGGYKKTCLKEDCPSLQGIHNTSYPRVDPVVIMQVIHPDGNHCLLGRQKRFPPGMFTCLAGFIEPGETIENAVRREVEEEAGVKVAHVQYVSCQPWPMPSSLMIGCLAVAVSTEIKVDKNEIEDARWFTREQVVEVLIKGNQHSFFVPPSRAIAHQLMKYWIGMTANL
- the NUDT12 gene encoding NAD-capped RNA hydrolase NUDT12 isoform X1, yielding MKDIRICNRLLLLRLFLCSQEGTMSDFEKNLHQDMVSQLHDFAAAGDTARLKALLGRSPSLLNAAARNGWTALMYAARNGHFEVVQLLLQEGCDRSIVNKSRQTALDIAKFWGYKHIANLLANVKGDQKPRFLSNDVKEYENYFGMTLLDRRSDKRTDSKWLSRKQSHPATVYILFSNLSPLVTLGGGRESSQQPEVKLCRLCYKDVQECMNQTEECTLIFLGVDLQFDINMMAACKGEVPQEDEEDGLVAWFALSIDSASAEEFKQKHEDCYFLHPPMPALLQLPEKEAGVVAQARSVLAWHHRYRFCPTCGSATKNEEGGYKKTCLKEDCPSLQGIHNTSYPRVDPVVIMQVIHPDGNHCLLGRQKRFPPGMFTCLAGFIEPGETIENAVRREVEEEAGVKVAHVQYVSCQPWPMPSSLMIGCLAVAVSTEIKVDKNEIEDARWFTREQVVEVLIKGNQHSFFVPPSRAIAHQLMKYWIGMTANL
- the NUDT12 gene encoding NAD-capped RNA hydrolase NUDT12 isoform X2; this translates as MKDIRICNRLLLLRLFLCSQEGTMSDFEKNLHQDMVSQLHDFAAAGDTARLKALLGRSPSLLNAAARNGWTALMYAARNGHFEVVQLLLQEGCDRSIVNKSRQTALDIAKFWGYKHIANLLANVKGDQKPRFLSNDVKEYENYFGMTLLDRRSDKRTDSKWLSRKQSHPATVYILFSNLSPLVTLGGGRESSQQPEVKLCRLCYKDVQECMNQTEECTLIFLGVDLQFDINMMAACKGEVPQEDEEDGLVAWFALSIDSASAEEFKQKHEDCYFLHPPMPALLQLPEKEAGVVAQARSVLAWHHRYRFCPTCGSATKNEEGGYKKTCLKEDCPSLQGIHNTSYPRVDPVVIMQVIHPDGNHCLLGETIENAVRREVEEEAGVKVAHVQYVSCQPWPMPSSLMIGCLAVAVSTEIKVDKNEIEDARWFTREQVVEVLIKGNQHSFFVPPSRAIAHQLMKYWIGMTANL